In Saccharomyces paradoxus chromosome VIII, complete sequence, the genomic window AAACCAAAAGAATACACACAACGTTAGtttaaatatatatatacaatCTGCGTTCTTTAGCAATGTGGAAAATCTTGATGTCTGCTGCATTTGCGACTATGTCGTTGGGCAAGGGTAGACTTAGCTTGTCATTGATATACAACACATTCTCCGCGAAGTAGTAGCTCGGAGAGAACTGGTCCGGTCTCGAGTTCTGAGCTTTGTCCTCAATAAGGATTCGTAGCTTGTATGCTGCCCCATTGAacctcttcatcttcactTCGTATTCTGGCACGTCCTCCTGCTGCTTTTGCGCTGCAGGCGCCTTCTTCTCCTTTGTGCGAGCGATCTCGCTCTCGTCGATCTCCTCTATCTTGGCTCCAGAGGTCTTACTCTCCATAGGGAATAATGGTGGTAGTGCCCCATCATCgccattgttattattatcgcCATCATCGTTCCCTCCTCTCAATATACTCATCGGGTCTCTAGCCTCCTCTTCTATGATTTTATGCATTTTTGCCTTGTAATCTTGCTGCAACTCGTCATTCAGTATCTCTAGCGCAGGAATCTCAGCacctttcttcttcattttggGGAATGCAATGTGATCTCTGCACAATACCACGGAATCCCGGATCTCGCATGATTCCAAGCACCACTCGACCAGTATCTCTCGCAGTTGAATATCTTCACATATCCAGCGCGAGCAGTCGCTGTTTATGCAGCAGTCCCACACGTAACACTCCTGTCCCTTCTTGTCATGATCCATGCGATAACAAGATGTGATGATAGGAATCTCCCATTCGTTTTGGATGATGAGCGGGAATACTATCCTCGCATCAAACTCAATCTCAGGTTTGGGCACTAATGGGGAATGACAGACATTAATAAACACCTTCCTGCCGTCTTGCAGCTTTTCGGGACCATTACCGGATATTAGTTTTGTCTTTATAACGAAATCTGCGATGGGCTCGATCTTAGACACTGATCCGCCCGCAGCTTCCACTGTAACGTACTTGTCTTCATTCCTGTGACGTTGCTTAATTGGTCTCAATAGGAAATCGGCCATCGATTAAGGTTTATTTGTTTGCTTTGAAATGTTCGTTCTccttttctcctttttcttccatgCGTACTAATTCAAGAGTTCttgattttcttccatCACTATTGTTTTCGAactactgaaaaaaaaaaaaaaagaaagcaaaggTATTGATCGTGTATCGAATTTTGTACTTTGTAC contains:
- the PIH1 gene encoding Pih1p (Component of the conserved R2TP complex (Rvb1-Rvb2-Tah1-Pih1)~similar to YHR034C) → MADFLLRPIKQRHRNEDKYVTVEAAGGSVSKIEPIADFVIKTKLISGNGPEKLQDGRKVFINVCHSPLVPKPEIEFDARIVFPLIIQNEWEIPIITSCYRMDHDKKGQECYVWDCCINSDCSRWICEDIQLREILVEWCLESCEIRDSVVLCRDHIAFPKMKKKGAEIPALEILNDELQQDYKAKMHKIIEEEARDPMSILRGGNDDGDNNNNGDDGALPPLFPMESKTSGAKIEEIDESEIARTKEKKAPAAQKQQEDVPEYEVKMKRFNGAAYKLRILIEDKAQNSRPDQFSPSYYFAENVLYINDKLSLPLPNDIVANAADIKIFHIAKERRLYIYI